TTAGAATATAAAGAATTTTAAATATTTAGGGGAATAATAGATGATTATAAAATATCCTTCGTACAAATATTTTTATGCTTTATCCGATTTTCTTACACTGACAGTATCTTTTATTTTATCTCAAGAGGTTTATTTATTTTACTTTTCAAGTCAAAAAACATTTTTGTACAATTTAGAAGTTGATGATTTCCTTTTATTAATAATCGTAAATATAATGTTTATTTTTATATTTCATTATTTCCATTTGTACAAACTTAGTGTATTTCTAACTCGAGTAAATCAGACGGTTACAATAATGAAATCTTTAATTTACGGGATATTCGTAATTGTAGTGATTTCATTCTTTATGAAATTTAATATTCTAACGGATTCCAGGCTTACATTGCTGATATTTTTTATTATCTCCTTAAGTCTTTTTATTATAATCCGTGTTTTTATTTTATTCAGACTTTACAATAAAATACTATCTAAAACCATTTTTAAAAGAAGGATATTAGTCGTTGGTGCAGGTAAGTCAGGACAGTTAGTTGCACAGAAAATCACATTTGAGAATTATTTTGGGAATGAAATTATAGGGTATGTTGATGAAACTAAAGAAATAGATTCGGTTATATTTAATGGGATTAAGGTTCTCGGACGTCTTAAGGATTTAAGTGAAATACATAGAAATTACAATTATGACGAAATAATAATTTGTATTGACAAAATTGAATATGGGGAACTACTTCAAATAATAGATGAATGTAAGAAGCAAAAAACTTCAGTAAAGGTTGTATCAAATCTATTTGGTATTATATCTGATAAATATCTATCAGAGCAATACGAAAATATTGCATTAACAGATGTATCGACAAAGATAAATATAAATGTATATTTACTCATAAAAAGACTTATTGATATTATTGGATCGAGTTTAGGAATTATTATATTACTACCACTTTTCTTAATATTGGGAGTATTTATTAAAATAACATCAAATGGGCCGATAATATTTAAACAAGTTAGAATTGGAAAAGATGGGAAACCATTCCATTTCTATAAATTTAGGTCGATGAAAGAAATAGAGGGTGAGGATAATGAACGTGTAGAGAAAATGCTTAATTATATGAAAGGTGGAGATCCTGGCTACAAAGAAAAAATAGTGAACAATTCCAGAATAACAGGTATTGGATATATTATTAGAAAATATAGCCTTGACGAATTACCTCAATTGTTTAATGTATTAAAAGGTGATATGAGTCTTGTTGGTCCAAGACCCTGTTTGCCTTATGAATATCAGCATTACGATGAATGGCAAAAGAGGAGATTATCTGTCACCCCAGGCTGTACCGGATTATGGCAGGTTTCAGGAAGGAGTGCAGTGAGTTTTAATGATTCTGTTATAATGGATATATATTATATTAACAATATTACACCTTGGTTAGATTTGCAGCTAATTTTTAAAACCATACCAGTAATGATTTTTGCTAAGGGAGGTAAATAAAATCTTAAACTTTAGAATAGCTGTAGTACCAAAATTACATTGATATTATTTTATTTTAGTTGGATATTAAAATGATTATTTTGATAACTCACTAATTAACATCTACTTATTTCCTATTTAAAGATATTACACTTTTGTATATTTATTTTTAATCAATCTTAAATTATTCATATGAATGTCGGTGTTATCGGAACAGGTTATTGGGGACCAAATATTATCAGAAATTTTCTAAGCAATTGTAATGTAAAAAAAGTGTATTCGAGCGATCTTGATATAAATCGTCTACAAAAAATGAAATTGCGTTTTCCTGAGATTGAAATAATAAAAGACAGTATAGATTTAATAAAACTAATTGACATTGACATTATAGCAATTAGTACACCAGTAGATTCTCATTATATGCTCGCGAAATCAGCATTAGAAGCGGGTAAACACATTTGGGTAGAAAAGCCTTTTATGTCAGATTCAAAAGAGGCAGAAGAAATAATTGAACTATCAACAAGAAAAAACCTGAAAGTATTTGTAGATCACACTTTTATTTATACTGGATCAGTAATGAAAATGAAAGAAATTATAGATTCTGGTGATTTAGGAAATATTTATTATTTTGATTCAGTAAGAATTAATCTTGGTCTTTTTCAATCTGATGTAAATGTTATTTGGGACTTAGCCCCACATGATCTATCTATAATGAAATATGTACTTCCCAAAAAGGTAGTTGCTGTTTCAGCAAACGGAATTGCGAATTATTATAAGCAAGAAAATATTGCCCACATTTCTGTTTATTTTGAAAATAACTGTTTTGCCCATTTTCATGTTAATTGGACTTCGCCAGTTAAAATTAGAAAAATGATTGCAGGGGGGGATAAGAAGATGCTTGTATTTGATGATATGGAGAATTTTGAAAAGATTAAGATTTATGATTCTGGGGTTAATATGAATAATAAGCAGAATATTTATGATGCATTAGTTCAATACAGAATAGGCGATATGTATTCACCAAAGGTTAATCAAACAGAGGCTTTATCTCTTGGTGTGTCAGAATTTATTAAATCAATTCAAGATAACAGGGATCCATTAACAAATGCATATGACGGTCTGGAAGTCGTAAGAATTCTAGAAGCCGCGAATAAGTCAATAAAAAATAGAGGAAAACTTATAACATTATAAAGACGCTAAAATAAAAATAAATTGATGGCAAAGATTATTAAGAATGTAAAGTTAGGGACAGATGTTAAAATATTTGATTTTGTTAATCTATATGGATGTTCAATTGATGATAATACGAAGATTGGTACCTTTGTTGAGATACAGAAAAATGTAATAATTGGAAAAAACTGCAAGATATCTACGCACACATTTATTTGTGAAGGTGTACATATAGAGGATAATGTATTTATTGGTCATAATGTAACCTTTATTAACGACAAGTACCCTCGTTCGACTAACGAGGATGGAAATATGCAAACCGAGACTGACTGGAAAGTTGTAGAAACAGTTGTTAAAAAAGGTGCTTCAATTGGCTCATCAGCAACTATTCTTTGCGGCGTAACAATAGGGGAGAATTCTATAGTGGGAGCAGGTTCGGTAGTTACAAAAAATGTTCCTGCCTCGACCATTGTTGCTGGTGTACCTGCAAAGGTTATTAAAAAAAACATATAGGGATAATAACCGATAATCTTTTTATTAATAACGCTAAAATTTTATAATTTATATAAAATTATCAGATTATTATTAAAAAGATGTTATTAGGTATTTCTCAAATAACTTCCTGATATACCAATCACCAACATTGCGAAGTAGTATCATCAATTGGAATACTATTATTTTATCCTTGACACATATATTTCCAAGAGGATGAGAGTGAGAACGATAATGAGAGGTATGTACCAGAGAGATTTGCCTGTGCGGTTTTCGTAGATGATGGATTCGAGTGACTGTAATTTACTGTTTGGGATTATTTGGTAATTTTTTATACCTTTTGTGTCAAGGGCTGTTTTTAATACGTTTTCGTTTATGAGTTCAGAGTTGGATTCGAGGGTATCTCTTTCAGGGTATATTGTATATGGTGTAGTGGATAGGGATGAAGGAGCAGGGTATAATGCGGAGTTAGAAGTGTGAGTGGCGGAACGAAGTATGAAGGGAGCAAATAGGGAGTGTTCGGCAAATGATGACATTGTGTTATCAGAGGATACGGTTACGAAGAGGGGGGATGTTGGGGTTAGGGAAGAAATAATGAGAGGGATTGTGGTGTTGGAGTTTAGTAATTGTAATGATATTAATGTGATAGAATTTTGTGATGGGACTATACTGAAATAGGATTTTAAGTTTATTTTATCAAGGGTGGAACTGTTAAAGGTTTCACCTTTTTTTATTTTGAATATATCACTGAATAGTGAGGATTCGGTGTCGATTTCACTGATGGATGCATTAGTATTTACTTTATTGAGATTGTTTATTTTTTCTCCTAAAATCTTGTTGTAACTTTCGATGTTGATATTGTCAGATAGGAATATTACAATCATTTTTCCTGATTCGGAGAAATTTCTTATATTTTTTCTGTCGGTGTCAGAGAATTCTTTTATTCCGCAGAGATAAACGGCATCGTATTGCTGTAAATTGTCAAGGAAGGTTGATTCAGTGTAATTATAGACTTTTTCATTCGGTGAATTTAAATTGGCTGCATCGAAAACAGCTTTAATGTATTTTGAAGATTCACGGATTCCGGAAATGATTGCTATGTTAAGTTTTTCGGGAATATAAATTTGCTTAATGAAGAGATTGTCTTCGCTGAATGCATCCAATTGTTTATTGGGTGATTTAAGCTCGACTTTCAGAGTCTGGATTCCGACTGATACCGGTTTGTACAAGAAATCAATTTGTTTAATTTCATTTGGTTTAAGGTCAAAGTATTTCTCTTCCAGAAATGTACTGTTGTTGTATAGTGAAAGTTTTTCTTCTATAATAAAATTATTAGTATGATTTCTGACAATGACTTTCAGATTTAAAGGAAATGAGATTCCCAGGATTTTAGACTCGATAATAATATTACTTACAGAAATATTCGGCATTTCATTTTCCGCGACATCGATGAAGTAGAAGTTTGAGTAATTATCCGGTTGGTAGAGGTTATCATGAAAATTAACTTTTTGCATGTCGCTTATGATAAAAATTTCTGAAGTGTTTTGATTTCTATTTTCAAAGATTTCGTTTGTTTTATTTAGTATTGAATTCAAGTTTGGTTTTACAGGGATATAGCTGTTTGATGTATCTGATTGAACTTTAGCGACTAATGAAATTAATTCATCGGATGATGAGTATGTGCTACTTATGCGGTCAGCCACGGTTAATGCTTTTGAGAATAAATTTGCAGAATCCTTTTTGTACAACATGCTGAAAGAGCTATCGATGAATATTATACCGAGTTTCTTTGAATCCGAGTTTTTTCCGGAGTAACCTTTAAGAAAGGGATCTGCAAATGAGAAGATAAGAAAAACAATGATAGCTATTCTTACAAGAAGGAGAAAAAGATTTTTTATTCGGAGTCGGCGGAATTTTGATTTTTGGATTTCTTTAAGGAACATGATAGTGCTGAACTCCATTTTCTGAACTTTTTGAAGGTTCAGTAGATGGAGAAGAATTGGGACGGCAACAGCAATAAGAGATAATAATATTATGTTATTTAGAAACACTTAAGTTGATAGTTTATAGTTGATAGTTGATAGCTAATATTTGATAGTTAATAATTTAAATCTAATAGTTAATATTTAATGTGACCACGGATGATGCAAATTATGCAATTCAATAGAACGCTGGTAACACAGATTAAACGGATAAACACGGAAAAAATAAAGAACAAATAAAACTAAATAGCCTGAAAAATACTGATTTACACAGATAGAAATTTTAGAGTACTTTTTGCTCCTAAAATCATTCTCACACAAATCTCACAATGAGCAGGTGATATCAACTCGTATAAAAATAAAGAACAAATAGAACATTGGTTTTACGAAAAAACACAGATATAAATAAAAATCTTTTGGATTCATCTAAAAGCATGGTGGAATGACAAAAGTTTAAAAAATGATTTATTATCATGTATTCAATTGAATAATGCGAAATATAAGTACGGTTGTAAAATAAAGAAATTATTCGAACTTTTAAAGCTATTGATATCACAAAAAGATAAGAAGATAAAGTGATTAGATTATTGTGATTATGGGGTGATTTTCAGTATTACGAATGTTATGTCGTCGTGTATTTCTATGTTCTGAGTGAAATTACTAATGGATGCGAGGAGAGATGATTTTATGGTTTCCGGGGAGGCATTATGATTTTGAAGAAGAATTTTTTCGATACGCTCGGAGCCAAATAGGTCTTTTTGTGCATTCATTGATTCAGAAACGCCGTCTGAATACAACATGTATATGTCATTGGGGGTGATATCAAATGTTTGTTCTTCGATGTTTGTGTTAAAAATATTTTCTTTATCTAGTCCGATGCCAATTCCCTTTGTATATATGTTTTCAATACTATTGTTACGAAGTCTAATTAAAGGAGTATGTCCTGCCCGCGCGACCTGTACTATATTTTGGTTAAGGTCGAATAGAGCAAGAAGTATTGTAACGAAAGATTTTCTATTGAATTGACTGTAAATTTGTTTGTTGATTTCACCGAGCATTTCTTTAGGGGACGGGAATATGTTCGAAGCAAACTGCAGAACCGCCTGAACCTGAGACATATAAAGTGCGGCGGGTATTCCTTTGTCAGATACATCTGCAATAGCCACGAGAACCTTATCTTTTGATATGTTTATTATATCATAAAAATCACCACCAATTTCCCGAGCGGGTTCGGAATATCCTGAAATAACAAGTCTGCTATGAGCAGACTTTTCTTTCGGCAGAAGGCCGTTCTGGATACGTTTTGCTATGTTGACTTCTTCTTCATATTTTTGTTTATTAATCTGTTCGATATTGAGACGTGTGTTTTCGAGAGATACTGCACTTTGAGATGCAAATGATTTAAGCAAATCGATATCCTCTTCTGAGAAGGCTTTTCCCGAACTTTTACTGCCGAATGTAAGAGCTCCAATTAACTCATTTTTATGGTTAATGGGAATAATTAAATTTATACCGGAAAGCAAAGATTTTTCTGTGTCAGAAATACCGAGTTCGTTTATGTTAGCTGCGTTTATGATGACAGCTTCACCAGAATTATATTTAGTAATTTTGAGAAGGAGTTTATCAAGGTCAAAATCATTAGTCAGGCCGAGTGACTTAATGTATTTGGAGCTTAAAACACGAAGATTAAAATAATTAATCCCAACTGTTTCATTCAGGAAAGTTCTGATTTTAGCGACAAGGTCATCTATGTCGGATATACGAGAAAGTTCTTTAGAGAACTCGAGAAGTGATTTACGGTAATTATAATTTTCTCTGAAGAACTGTTTATCGACAAACGACTTAGCTTGTTTATTGACGAAATCGAAAGAGAATGTAAAAATTATAATAAAAGTAATAATCATCATCTGGTTGCTCCCTTCAAAAACTTCTCTGAAGAAAGAATTCAAAACAAACACGAGAACGAGGTACAGAATAACTATTGTCAATGTGACGATACCGAAGACAATACTTTTTTTAACAAGAAATTCAGTATCGAAAATCCTGTATTTCATGATTGAATAACCGAATGAAATAGGAATTGCCATTACGAGAATACTTGGAGTAAGGTGAATCGGATTAACAAGAAATACGGGTTTATTATTAATAAGATTATAGATCAAGTAATAAGAAATGCCGAGTCCGCCCAGGAAAAATCCTTTGCTGATAATTGACAGGGATTTTTTCAAAGCGGGGTCGATAACTTTACTCAAGGAACGGCGGTAGAATACAGTACCAAGAATAAAGTAAAGAACAGGTGCTACCTGAAATAAGAATAATGAGAGAATTCTGTTAAACTTTGCAGATGTAATAATATTAACTAATACCGGAAGAACAACGATTGCATATAGAAGCAGTATAAAAAGTTTCCTGCGACGGAATTCATACTTTACCGGGAAGGTAAGAAAAAGATGCACGTACAAAGGAGGAATGCAAACAGCTCCCGTAAGAAAGAGTATATTTAAGGTAATAAAGAAAATCTTCTGCCAAATAGTGACAATTTCAATCTGAATTGCTCCTGCGGGGCTTGTTCCAGAATACATAATAAGTCCAATGGATGCTGCAGCGCTGAAGAAGAAAAAGAGTTTCGAAGTAAGTTCTTTTGGTTTTGAATAGCCAACCGCGGTACCGACAAAGAGAAATCCGAGTCCGACTATCCAGAATATAAGGAAACTATAGTTTGTGAATTTATAAACCCAGATTTTGAAATCCATAATTTCATCATTCCGCAGAACAGTATAAGTGATAAATTCACTGCTGAATTTATTTAAAATATCCATAGCTTTCATTGACTGGCTAAGACTGATACCATTAATTGCGATTAGCAGGTCACCGTCTTTAATTCCTGCTTCATCTGCGACACCACCAGGGATTATCTGAGTAATCATAAGGAAGTGATTACCGAGAGAATCTGTTTTATCAATCCAAAGGCAATCGTCGGTTGTCATGCGCTTGGAGAAGAAATTGTTTTCGAAAGCGATTAATGAAAGTATAAGGCAAAAGAATGCAATGAGAATTATGAAAAATCTCAGAGTGTTTTCGGATATGTTGTTAAATAATTTCATTTTTAAATAATAGAACGCTGATTTTTACAAATAGACCTTTGAACACAGATTTCCACAAATAGACCTTTGAACACAGATTATCACAAATTTTATTTTCAAATTCTTATAATATCAAAAAACATTTGCACACTGATTTAAACTGCCGGAATGACAGTGTATTAAAATCAGTAATGTTAAAGAACTATATAAACTTAGTTTACTTTTAATACGTTTTTACAACCACAAAAGTTATATCGTCATGCTGTTCAGCATCTTTTACGAAAGATTTTACATTTGATTCGAGTTTTCTGTTGATATCAGACGGTGACAGGTGTTTGTTCTGGCGTATTAAATTAATTAATCTTTCCATACCAAATTCTTCTTTATTTCTATTCATTGCTTCATTTAAACCATCTGTGTAAAAGAGCACTATACTATTACTTTCCAGTTTAAGTTCATGTTCATCAAGATGCTTTGAAAAAAGATGGTCTTTATCCAGACCAAGCCCAATTCCGCGTGTATTAAGCAATTCAACAGAGCCGTTTCTTGCAAATATTGCAGGGTTATGACCTGCCCGCACATATTTAAGTTTTCGCTCTTTAATATTAAACATTCCGAGCGAAACTGTGACGAATGCATTTCTCTCAAACTTACCGAAAATCTGTTTATTTACTTCGATGATTATTTCCCTAGGAGTTTTGAAGATTTTTGCAGCAAATCTGATTAATGCCTGCACTTTCGCCATATAGAGTGCTGCGGGAAGACCTTTACCTGAGACATCCGCGATAACTATAAGAATATTATCTTTGTCCAAACAAATAATATCGAAGAAATCCCCACCTATTATTCTTGCGGGGGATGAAGCACAACTTATCTCAAGATGTTCGCACTTATAATCTCTATCAGGCAGAAGTCCTTCCTGAATATTCTTTGCTACTTTCAGTTCTTCTTCAATCTTATTCTTTCTAATCTCTTCTAAACGCAGTCTTGAATTTTCATAAACGACAGAAATATTAGAGCAAATAGTTTTCAAGAGGTCTATATCTTCATCTGTGTAAGGAGAGCCTTCGGGTTTTTCTCCCAGATTAATTGAGGCAATTAGTTCATCTTTTACGAGCACGGGCAAAGCAAGAACGATATTCTCTTTTTTAATATATTCGGCGTATTCATGCGGGATACTATTTTCCGCCATATTAATATCAAAAAGAAGTTTCGGGTTCTTATCATTTTCGAATAGATAAAAACAAAGGTCATTTATAAGTTTATCTTCAGGATTATCCGAAACACAGTACTTCCCTTTGATTTCCAAGAATTCCACTTTCTTAACACCCATAGTTTCCGACAGAGTATTCTTCAATTTCACGGCAACTTCATCCATATTATTCAGATAGGGCAGTTCGTTTGAAAAATTCAGAAGGGACTTCCTATAATTATACCTGGTTTTATAAAATCTTTTATCGACGAATGATTTAATAAGTTTAGTAATATAACTAAAAGAAAATATTACGAGAATAACGGTAATAACGGTTATCAGCTGCTTATTGCTGAATTTATAGTATTCAAAAATAGTTTCGAGCATATCAATCGCAAAAAGATACGCTACGATAGTTACCAAAGCAGCAAGCGTAAATACTATACCACGTTTTACGAAAAATTCAGTGTCTAAAATTCTGAATTTATATATAGAATATCCAAAAGTAATTGGAATTGCAAGAACCATTATAGCCGGCAAACGATACAGAGGGCTCATTCCGAGATTAATAACAAAAAGTGAGAACACAAAATAATAATAAGCAAACCCTGCAAGACCTATTATGAGTCCTATCAAGAGAACCCTGAGTGGTTCTTTTCGTTCAGGATTTCTTATTTTTAAGTATGATTTAACAAAAATTGAAAATGCGGCGATTATGATTAACAACGGTGAATAGCTAACCAATATAGAGACGACAGGGCTTTTATCTAGAAAAAGTTCAGATTGTTCAGACAGCAGAAGCGGAAAACTTAAAATCAGTGAATAAAGGTAAACAAAAAATATAATTAATTTCCGTTTTTTAAAGTTAACAAAAACGGGATAAATCGTGAAAAAGTGGAACAGCAGAGGGTAAACAAAAATATTCGCCATATAATAGTGTATCATAAGGGTACCGCTGTAACCTACATAGTACCATACACCGCCATAAATCATAAAACCTACTGACGAGAAAAACCCAAAGAGGAAGAAAATTTGCGATGTTAGTTCTTTTGGTTTTGAAATGCCGACAAAGAATCCATTCATAAGAAACCCGAGTCCGAGAAAAGCAAAAATATAGAATATAAGATGAAAATATTTATAAACAGGAACTACAATACTTTTTATTTCTGTCTGTCTTTCGATTGTGTACAGTGCAGGCACGTGGGTATCAACTTTAACGATTATATTCAGGAATTCATTCATTGAGTTAACAGGGATACCGTTTACAGCAAGAATTTTATCGCCTACTTTTAGACCTGATTTTTCTCCGACGCCATTAGGAAAAAGGCGGGAAATCTCAACATGTACATTTCCGTTTATATCAACTGATTCAATTTTGCTGCAATCATCAAATGTAAGCCGCTTTGTGAAAATTGAATTAAATATAGGAATACCTGCAAATATGAGTGCATATAGTGTCAGAATAATAATAAAAAACCTAAGAGTATTATCTGTATATTTACTTAGAAACTTCAATTCTTCTGTTAAATACTATTATTACGGATAAATTTAATATATGTTCTATCAAATTATGAAAAATACATAGAATTAACAAAGCAAATTTTAAAATGTGCTTGTAAAAAATAAAAAACCCGTTAAGTCAACGGGTTTTTGAGAATAATAAATTTCCTGTTAAATTATTTAACAAGTTTTTTGAGTTTGTTAATCAAGTCAAGTTTTTCCCATGTGAATCCCTTTTCATTTCTTCCGAAATGTCCGTAGGCAGCTGTGTTTCTGTATACCGGTTTTCTGAGGTCAAGTCTGCGAATGATTCCAGCCGGAGTAAGGTCAATATTCTTTCTAATAATGTCAGCAAGTTTTTCGTCGGATATTTTTCCTGTACCGAATGTATTAACGAAGATAGATACGGGTTGTGCAACTCCGATAGCGTAAGAAAGTTGAATAAGGCACTCATCAGCGAGTTTTGCAGCGACGATATTTTTTGCAATGTGTCTTGATGCATAAGCCGCGCTTCTGTCAACTTTTGAAGGATCTTTACCGGAGAAAGCACCTCCGCCGTGAGGGGCTTTACCGCCGTAC
Above is a window of Ignavibacteria bacterium DNA encoding:
- a CDS encoding sugar transferase, whose translation is MIIKYPSYKYFYALSDFLTLTVSFILSQEVYLFYFSSQKTFLYNLEVDDFLLLIIVNIMFIFIFHYFHLYKLSVFLTRVNQTVTIMKSLIYGIFVIVVISFFMKFNILTDSRLTLLIFFIISLSLFIIIRVFILFRLYNKILSKTIFKRRILVVGAGKSGQLVAQKITFENYFGNEIIGYVDETKEIDSVIFNGIKVLGRLKDLSEIHRNYNYDEIIICIDKIEYGELLQIIDECKKQKTSVKVVSNLFGIISDKYLSEQYENIALTDVSTKININVYLLIKRLIDIIGSSLGIIILLPLFLILGVFIKITSNGPIIFKQVRIGKDGKPFHFYKFRSMKEIEGEDNERVEKMLNYMKGGDPGYKEKIVNNSRITGIGYIIRKYSLDELPQLFNVLKGDMSLVGPRPCLPYEYQHYDEWQKRRLSVTPGCTGLWQVSGRSAVSFNDSVIMDIYYINNITPWLDLQLIFKTIPVMIFAKGGK
- a CDS encoding Gfo/Idh/MocA family oxidoreductase; its protein translation is MNVGVIGTGYWGPNIIRNFLSNCNVKKVYSSDLDINRLQKMKLRFPEIEIIKDSIDLIKLIDIDIIAISTPVDSHYMLAKSALEAGKHIWVEKPFMSDSKEAEEIIELSTRKNLKVFVDHTFIYTGSVMKMKEIIDSGDLGNIYYFDSVRINLGLFQSDVNVIWDLAPHDLSIMKYVLPKKVVAVSANGIANYYKQENIAHISVYFENNCFAHFHVNWTSPVKIRKMIAGGDKKMLVFDDMENFEKIKIYDSGVNMNNKQNIYDALVQYRIGDMYSPKVNQTEALSLGVSEFIKSIQDNRDPLTNAYDGLEVVRILEAANKSIKNRGKLITL
- a CDS encoding SpoIIE family protein phosphatase, whose translation is MKLFNNISENTLRFFIILIAFFCLILSLIAFENNFFSKRMTTDDCLWIDKTDSLGNHFLMITQIIPGGVADEAGIKDGDLLIAINGISLSQSMKAMDILNKFSSEFITYTVLRNDEIMDFKIWVYKFTNYSFLIFWIVGLGFLFVGTAVGYSKPKELTSKLFFFFSAAASIGLIMYSGTSPAGAIQIEIVTIWQKIFFITLNILFLTGAVCIPPLYVHLFLTFPVKYEFRRRKLFILLLYAIVVLPVLVNIITSAKFNRILSLFLFQVAPVLYFILGTVFYRRSLSKVIDPALKKSLSIISKGFFLGGLGISYYLIYNLINNKPVFLVNPIHLTPSILVMAIPISFGYSIMKYRIFDTEFLVKKSIVFGIVTLTIVILYLVLVFVLNSFFREVFEGSNQMMIITFIIIFTFSFDFVNKQAKSFVDKQFFRENYNYRKSLLEFSKELSRISDIDDLVAKIRTFLNETVGINYFNLRVLSSKYIKSLGLTNDFDLDKLLLKITKYNSGEAVIINAANINELGISDTEKSLLSGINLIIPINHKNELIGALTFGSKSSGKAFSEEDIDLLKSFASQSAVSLENTRLNIEQINKQKYEEEVNIAKRIQNGLLPKEKSAHSRLVISGYSEPAREIGGDFYDIINISKDKVLVAIADVSDKGIPAALYMSQVQAVLQFASNIFPSPKEMLGEINKQIYSQFNRKSFVTILLALFDLNQNIVQVARAGHTPLIRLRNNSIENIYTKGIGIGLDKENIFNTNIEEQTFDITPNDIYMLYSDGVSESMNAQKDLFGSERIEKILLQNHNASPETIKSSLLASISNFTQNIEIHDDITFVILKITP
- a CDS encoding BatA domain-containing protein, with product MFLNNIILLSLIAVAVPILLHLLNLQKVQKMEFSTIMFLKEIQKSKFRRLRIKNLFLLLVRIAIIVFLIFSFADPFLKGYSGKNSDSKKLGIIFIDSSFSMLYKKDSANLFSKALTVADRISSTYSSSDELISLVAKVQSDTSNSYIPVKPNLNSILNKTNEIFENRNQNTSEIFIISDMQKVNFHDNLYQPDNYSNFYFIDVAENEMPNISVSNIIIESKILGISFPLNLKVIVRNHTNNFIIEEKLSLYNNSTFLEEKYFDLKPNEIKQIDFLYKPVSVGIQTLKVELKSPNKQLDAFSEDNLFIKQIYIPEKLNIAIISGIRESSKYIKAVFDAANLNSPNEKVYNYTESTFLDNLQQYDAVYLCGIKEFSDTDRKNIRNFSESGKMIVIFLSDNINIESYNKILGEKINNLNKVNTNASISEIDTESSLFSDIFKIKKGETFNSSTLDKINLKSYFSIVPSQNSITLISLQLLNSNTTIPLIISSLTPTSPLFVTVSSDNTMSSFAEHSLFAPFILRSATHTSNSALYPAPSSLSTTPYTIYPERDTLESNSELINENVLKTALDTKGIKNYQIIPNSKLQSLESIIYENRTGKSLWYIPLIIVLTLILLEIYVSRIK
- a CDS encoding acyltransferase, translated to MAKIIKNVKLGTDVKIFDFVNLYGCSIDDNTKIGTFVEIQKNVIIGKNCKISTHTFICEGVHIEDNVFIGHNVTFINDKYPRSTNEDGNMQTETDWKVVETVVKKGASIGSSATILCGVTIGENSIVGAGSVVTKNVPASTIVAGVPAKVIKKNI
- a CDS encoding SpoIIE family protein phosphatase, producing the protein MKFLSKYTDNTLRFFIIILTLYALIFAGIPIFNSIFTKRLTFDDCSKIESVDINGNVHVEISRLFPNGVGEKSGLKVGDKILAVNGIPVNSMNEFLNIIVKVDTHVPALYTIERQTEIKSIVVPVYKYFHLIFYIFAFLGLGFLMNGFFVGISKPKELTSQIFFLFGFFSSVGFMIYGGVWYYVGYSGTLMIHYYMANIFVYPLLFHFFTIYPVFVNFKKRKLIIFFVYLYSLILSFPLLLSEQSELFLDKSPVVSILVSYSPLLIIIAAFSIFVKSYLKIRNPERKEPLRVLLIGLIIGLAGFAYYYFVFSLFVINLGMSPLYRLPAIMVLAIPITFGYSIYKFRILDTEFFVKRGIVFTLAALVTIVAYLFAIDMLETIFEYYKFSNKQLITVITVILVIFSFSYITKLIKSFVDKRFYKTRYNYRKSLLNFSNELPYLNNMDEVAVKLKNTLSETMGVKKVEFLEIKGKYCVSDNPEDKLINDLCFYLFENDKNPKLLFDINMAENSIPHEYAEYIKKENIVLALPVLVKDELIASINLGEKPEGSPYTDEDIDLLKTICSNISVVYENSRLRLEEIRKNKIEEELKVAKNIQEGLLPDRDYKCEHLEISCASSPARIIGGDFFDIICLDKDNILIVIADVSGKGLPAALYMAKVQALIRFAAKIFKTPREIIIEVNKQIFGKFERNAFVTVSLGMFNIKERKLKYVRAGHNPAIFARNGSVELLNTRGIGLGLDKDHLFSKHLDEHELKLESNSIVLFYTDGLNEAMNRNKEEFGMERLINLIRQNKHLSPSDINRKLESNVKSFVKDAEQHDDITFVVVKTY